One Clostridia bacterium genomic region harbors:
- a CDS encoding beta-L-arabinofuranosidase domain-containing protein → MKKPIYGLVALILLFAGLGFAQTQNAAKASEAKMIKARPLPLSSVRLLGGPLKNAQDLDAKYLLELEPDRMLAFMRQRAGLEPKAKGYGGWDGGGRQLTGHIAGHYLSAVSLAWAATGDARFKDRADYIVNEMKKIQDAQGDGYLGALMDKDGVDGKVQFQNLSKGVIKSGGFDLNGLWSPWYVQHKIYAGLRDAYRYTGNRTALDVEIKFSAWAEGILSKLSDEEIQRMLATEFGGMNEVLADLYADTGDKRWLTLSDKFQHHAIIDPLAAKKDILSGTHGNTQVPKVLGSLMRYVYTGDESDGTVAKFFFDRVTQHHTFATGGHGKNEYFGVPDKLNDMVDGRTAETCNVYNMIKMARTLFSIEPDIRYADFHERALFNHILASQDPDDGRVSYMLPVGRGVQHEYQDKFEDFTCCVGSAMESHALHGYGIYYESGDKLWVSIYAPSTADWEAAGVKLETSTDFPIGQTASLKITSKSPKKFTLALRRPYWAGTGFSVKVNGRALKALPKADSYVEITRTWKTGDKVELVLPKTLRKEPLPDNPNRMALMWGPLVLAGDLGPELDRENRRNAANAAAAPVFIAPEQPIEKWLKPAANKPGTFRTTGVSLATDVDFVPFYQLPRRRYAIYWDMFTPQEWQKKSEAYAAEQEKKKKLEAATVAFAQPGQMQSERDFAQQGEDTTPVQLAGRFGRQGTKWFSFDIPVDPAHPMTLFITYSNDGRRKNTFDILVDGKKVGEQTGERRSPEQEVRFFDVEYSLPADLVKDKKKVTVRFEATNGTAISTVFGIRMVRANAER, encoded by the coding sequence GTGAAAAAACCTATTTACGGCTTGGTTGCATTGATTCTGCTTTTTGCAGGTCTTGGTTTTGCACAGACACAGAACGCAGCAAAAGCTTCCGAAGCGAAGATGATTAAAGCCCGACCCCTGCCTCTGAGCAGCGTTCGGTTGCTTGGCGGTCCTCTTAAAAACGCACAGGACCTGGATGCCAAGTATCTGCTTGAACTTGAACCCGACCGCATGTTGGCCTTCATGCGCCAGCGTGCCGGGTTGGAACCTAAAGCCAAGGGCTACGGCGGGTGGGACGGCGGCGGACGGCAACTGACAGGTCACATTGCCGGACACTATCTCTCGGCCGTGAGCCTTGCGTGGGCCGCCACCGGTGACGCCCGCTTCAAGGATCGTGCCGACTACATTGTGAACGAGATGAAGAAGATCCAGGACGCGCAAGGCGATGGCTACCTCGGCGCGCTCATGGACAAGGACGGCGTTGATGGCAAGGTTCAGTTCCAGAACCTGAGCAAAGGCGTTATCAAATCGGGCGGCTTCGATTTGAATGGCCTATGGTCGCCGTGGTACGTCCAGCACAAGATCTATGCCGGACTGCGGGACGCTTACCGTTACACCGGTAACCGCACGGCCCTGGATGTGGAAATCAAGTTCTCCGCCTGGGCCGAGGGAATTCTTTCCAAGCTCAGCGACGAAGAGATACAGCGGATGCTGGCCACCGAGTTTGGCGGGATGAACGAGGTCCTGGCCGATCTCTACGCAGATACGGGCGATAAGCGATGGCTGACGCTCTCCGACAAGTTTCAGCACCACGCGATCATCGATCCGCTGGCCGCCAAGAAAGACATCCTCTCCGGCACGCACGGAAACACGCAGGTCCCCAAGGTCCTGGGATCTCTGATGCGATACGTCTACACGGGCGATGAAAGCGATGGCACGGTCGCAAAGTTTTTCTTCGACCGGGTTACGCAACATCATACCTTTGCTACCGGCGGACACGGCAAGAACGAGTACTTTGGCGTCCCCGACAAGTTGAACGACATGGTGGACGGACGCACGGCCGAAACCTGCAACGTCTACAACATGATCAAGATGGCGCGCACTCTCTTCTCTATCGAGCCGGATATTCGCTATGCCGACTTCCACGAGCGCGCATTGTTCAATCACATCCTGGCGTCTCAGGATCCCGATGATGGCCGGGTCAGCTATATGTTGCCCGTTGGCCGTGGCGTGCAGCACGAGTATCAGGACAAGTTCGAGGACTTCACCTGCTGCGTCGGCTCTGCCATGGAAAGCCACGCCCTTCACGGATACGGCATCTACTACGAATCCGGGGACAAACTTTGGGTAAGCATCTATGCCCCCTCCACCGCGGACTGGGAAGCGGCCGGAGTGAAACTGGAAACGAGCACTGACTTTCCGATTGGCCAAACGGCCTCGCTGAAGATCACTTCCAAGTCGCCGAAGAAATTTACTTTGGCTTTGCGTCGGCCCTACTGGGCAGGCACAGGCTTCAGCGTCAAAGTGAATGGTCGCGCCCTTAAGGCTCTTCCCAAAGCCGACTCGTACGTCGAGATCACACGCACGTGGAAGACCGGCGACAAAGTGGAATTGGTACTGCCAAAGACACTCCGCAAGGAGCCGCTGCCCGACAACCCGAATCGCATGGCTTTGATGTGGGGTCCGCTGGTGCTGGCCGGAGACTTGGGGCCGGAGCTGGACCGGGAAAACCGCCGCAATGCCGCCAATGCCGCAGCCGCGCCTGTGTTTATAGCTCCGGAACAGCCGATAGAGAAGTGGTTGAAGCCCGCCGCTAACAAGCCGGGAACGTTCCGCACCACTGGTGTCAGCCTGGCTACGGACGTAGATTTCGTTCCGTTCTACCAGCTGCCACGGCGCAGATACGCTATCTACTGGGACATGTTCACTCCACAGGAGTGGCAGAAGAAGTCCGAAGCATACGCGGCCGAGCAGGAGAAAAAGAAGAAACTCGAAGCGGCGACAGTTGCCTTCGCGCAACCCGGCCAAATGCAGTCGGAGCGCGATTTCGCACAGCAGGGCGAAGATACTACGCCGGTCCAACTGGCGGGACGTTTCGGGCGACAGGGAACGAAATGGTTCTCCTTCGATATTCCCGTCGATCCCGCTCACCCGATGACTCTGTTTATCACCTACAGCAACGATGGACGCCGGAAGAACACATTCGACATTCTGGTGGACGGCAAGAAAGTGGGAGAGCAGACAGGCGAGAGGCGCAGTCCTGAACAGGAGGTGCGTTTCTTCGATGTCGAATACTCGCTCCCTGCGGACCTCGTCAAAGACAAGAAGAAAGTAACTGTGCGCTTCGAAGCGACGAATGGAACTGCAATTTCCACCGTCTTTGGAATTCGCATGGTCCGAGCAAACGCCGAACGCTAG
- a CDS encoding S9 family peptidase encodes MRSPAITLRVACLLLFASICVAQSPQITIDQIHSDQVGNAARVPKVEWLPDNSALIYDGRTPEAQRTFERFDPATGTRRSILNMAQALASLRKLEPSPQKPEAEADDDKRVLAWPEEFDSTASKAVYLFSDDVFLLDLPSATFTRVTKSAAEEKSPHFSPDGRLLAYVRDNDLYVYDISANKETRLTSDGSENILNGTLTWVYWEEVFGRKDIAYWWSPDSKSIAYLQTNVSGVPVDTFVDFQPQTPRTIRQVYPKPGNKNPSVRVGLVGVGHPKTRWIAISDPYEWLLRVKWLPDSKRVAVQTLNRLQTELRLHFADANTGASKRIITETDPGFINVQDDLYFLKDGQSFLWASERTGYMHLYRYRMDGTLVNELTKGDWAMASSGSVFWVRQAVTGIDEKNGWIYFTTLKDVSTERQLYRVNMDGTGLTKVSSENGTHRIAMSPDTRFYFDSFSNIRTLPSLALHTSDGKRVSILAEPRPELLPSGMQFPELLTIPAEDGFPLPAEILKPKNFDPARKYPVILHIYGGPSAPTVSNSWQRDMLFYNVLADNGFVVAAIDNRAATAISKKLENTLVENPSASETADLVAGIRWLKKQTWADPDRFGVYGWSGGGTNTLNCMTRSQEFKAGISGAPVTDWRYYDSKWAEALVKTPQDNPAVYDRTSLVKRAGDLHGSLLIIYGTYDDNVHPQNEQAFMDALIKAGKPYESLVYPMRKHGFSDKPARIHLDNAMLAFWKRAL; translated from the coding sequence ATGCGATCTCCGGCTATCACATTACGCGTTGCCTGTCTTTTGCTTTTCGCCTCTATCTGTGTTGCGCAAAGCCCTCAGATCACCATCGATCAGATCCATAGCGACCAGGTCGGCAACGCCGCCAGGGTACCGAAAGTAGAATGGCTGCCCGATAACTCCGCCCTGATCTATGATGGACGCACACCGGAAGCGCAGCGTACGTTCGAGCGCTTTGATCCCGCGACGGGAACGCGGCGATCCATCCTGAACATGGCGCAGGCACTGGCATCGCTCCGCAAGCTGGAGCCCTCGCCACAAAAACCCGAGGCTGAGGCGGACGACGACAAGAGAGTTCTCGCATGGCCGGAAGAGTTCGATTCGACGGCGAGCAAGGCCGTGTATCTGTTCAGCGACGACGTTTTCCTGCTTGACCTGCCTTCGGCGACCTTCACCCGTGTCACAAAGTCGGCTGCCGAAGAGAAGTCCCCTCACTTCTCGCCTGACGGCCGCTTGCTGGCGTACGTGCGCGATAACGACCTTTATGTGTACGACATCAGCGCGAACAAGGAAACGCGCCTGACGAGTGACGGCTCAGAGAACATTCTTAACGGAACGCTTACCTGGGTTTATTGGGAAGAAGTCTTCGGACGCAAAGACATTGCCTACTGGTGGTCACCCGACTCAAAATCCATCGCGTACTTGCAGACCAACGTCTCCGGAGTTCCCGTAGATACCTTTGTAGATTTCCAGCCGCAAACTCCGCGCACCATTCGCCAGGTCTATCCCAAGCCCGGAAATAAGAACCCGAGCGTCCGTGTCGGCCTTGTCGGCGTTGGGCACCCGAAAACTCGGTGGATCGCCATCAGCGACCCCTACGAATGGCTTCTGCGTGTGAAGTGGCTGCCGGATTCAAAGCGGGTCGCGGTTCAAACGCTTAACCGCTTGCAGACAGAACTCAGGCTGCACTTTGCCGACGCGAACACCGGCGCGTCCAAGCGCATCATCACAGAGACCGATCCCGGCTTTATCAACGTTCAAGACGACCTTTACTTTCTTAAAGATGGTCAGAGTTTTCTGTGGGCATCGGAACGCACTGGCTACATGCATCTGTACCGCTACCGGATGGACGGCACCCTCGTGAACGAACTCACGAAGGGCGACTGGGCCATGGCCTCGTCTGGCAGCGTCTTCTGGGTACGACAAGCCGTTACCGGCATCGACGAAAAGAATGGCTGGATCTACTTCACCACGCTGAAGGATGTCTCCACCGAGCGGCAGTTATATCGCGTGAACATGGATGGAACGGGTTTGACGAAGGTGTCATCCGAAAACGGCACACATCGCATAGCGATGTCGCCGGATACGCGCTTCTACTTCGACAGCTTCTCGAATATCCGCACGCTTCCATCCCTGGCGCTGCACACTTCCGATGGCAAGCGGGTCTCTATTTTGGCCGAACCCCGTCCGGAGCTATTGCCGTCGGGAATGCAGTTTCCCGAGCTGCTCACCATACCGGCGGAGGACGGGTTCCCCCTGCCGGCAGAGATCCTGAAGCCGAAGAACTTCGACCCTGCCAGGAAATACCCCGTGATATTGCACATCTACGGTGGGCCGTCAGCGCCAACCGTTAGCAATTCATGGCAGCGCGACATGCTCTTCTATAACGTGCTAGCCGACAACGGCTTCGTCGTCGCGGCGATCGATAACCGAGCGGCCACGGCAATCAGCAAGAAGCTGGAGAACACGCTTGTAGAAAATCCGTCCGCCTCAGAAACCGCCGACCTCGTGGCCGGCATTCGATGGTTGAAGAAACAAACATGGGCGGACCCCGACCGGTTCGGCGTCTATGGCTGGAGCGGCGGCGGCACGAATACGCTCAACTGTATGACCCGGTCGCAGGAATTCAAGGCCGGCATCAGCGGAGCACCCGTCACAGACTGGCGCTACTACGACTCGAAGTGGGCGGAGGCGCTCGTCAAAACACCGCAGGACAACCCCGCCGTTTACGATCGCACTTCGCTTGTGAAACGTGCCGGCGACCTGCACGGATCGCTTCTGATCATCTACGGAACATATGACGACAACGTGCATCCGCAGAACGAACAGGCATTTATGGATGCACTCATCAAGGCCGGCAAGCCATACGAAAGTCTCGTGTACCCTATGCGCAAGCACGGCTTCTCCGATAAGCCTGCGCGCATTCACTTAGACAACGCGATGCTCGCTTTTTGGAAGCGCGCATTGTAG
- the ruvA gene encoding Holliday junction branch migration protein RuvA, with translation MIAHLRGKLVTKHPNQAIVECGGVGYDVVITVPTFSDMPEAGAEVALHIHTHVREDQLALFGFLHPEEKRLFERLISVSGIGPKLAITILSGMPVSDMVGAIRASEVAKLTKIPGIGKKTAERMVLELKDKLEEFGAVKAAMPATAGLSPMDEDVLSALMNLGYQRASAEQALTFARRANENGTFDQLFRQAMAVLAK, from the coding sequence GTGATCGCCCATCTTCGCGGAAAGCTCGTTACCAAGCATCCCAATCAAGCCATTGTGGAATGTGGCGGCGTCGGCTACGACGTCGTCATTACCGTGCCGACCTTCAGCGATATGCCGGAGGCTGGCGCGGAAGTCGCGCTGCACATTCATACGCACGTTCGCGAAGATCAGCTTGCGCTATTCGGATTTCTGCATCCGGAGGAGAAGCGCTTGTTCGAGCGGCTGATCAGCGTAAGCGGAATTGGTCCGAAGCTGGCGATAACAATACTGAGCGGAATGCCCGTTTCAGATATGGTCGGCGCAATCCGCGCAAGCGAAGTCGCCAAGCTGACGAAGATTCCCGGCATCGGGAAAAAGACGGCCGAGCGCATGGTGTTGGAGTTGAAAGACAAGCTGGAGGAGTTCGGTGCGGTGAAGGCCGCCATGCCAGCGACCGCCGGACTCTCTCCCATGGACGAGGATGTGCTTTCGGCATTGATGAATCTTGGATATCAGCGTGCGTCGGCCGAACAGGCGCTCACGTTTGCGCGTCGCGCGAACGAGAACGGCACGTTCGATCAGCTATTCCGGCAAGCTATGGCAGTACTTGCTAAGTAA
- the thrS gene encoding threonine--tRNA ligase, translating to MADQIKVKLPDGSIKEVPQGTTALDIARSISPRLADAALVAKIAPFDGSKNGTDIVSSDVARNVSDSVTSNGDGELVDLTRPIENDAALRILTEKDPESLEVFRHSSAHLMAAAVLELFPETKLGHGPATENGFFYDFYRPTPFTPDDLAKIEKKMQELVQRNEPYAREFLPRTEGLERFKSEGDFMKCHFIEQFTKPDEKISLYKTGKFVDFCRGPHIPSTGKIKAFKLLNIAGAYWLGDEKNPQLQRIYGTSFFSKKDMDEYMARLEEAKRRDHRVIGQQLDLFSIQELAGPGLIFWHPKGGLMRTLMEDWLRAEYLKRGYSLVFTPHVARRQLWQTSGHEGYYSQNMFDTMELDDAEYRMKPMNCPFHILIYKDSLKSYRDLPVRLGELGTVYRYERSGVMHGLLRVRGFTQDDAHIFCTPQQIEDEVVACIDFALAVLNTYGFEKYQVELSTWDPKDRKNYAGTDEQWDLGQRSLENALQRRGIPYKTIPGEAAFYGPKIDVKLVDAIGRLWQLSTVQFDFTLPERFGLEYVGEDGQRHQPLMVHRALYGSVERFFGVLIEHYAGAFPVWLSPTQVALVPIAERHVDYANKVADQLKAIGVRVHVDARNEKMNAKIREHAMQKVPFILVVGDKESEANEVNVRVRGQEKAEGTYPVADFVERIKRLIETKAPTLA from the coding sequence ATGGCAGATCAAATTAAAGTTAAGCTCCCCGACGGCAGCATCAAGGAAGTTCCGCAGGGCACCACCGCCCTCGACATTGCCCGTTCCATCAGCCCGCGTCTGGCAGACGCCGCTTTGGTCGCGAAGATCGCGCCCTTCGATGGAAGCAAGAATGGCACTGACATCGTAAGCAGCGATGTTGCCAGGAATGTAAGCGACAGTGTAACCAGCAATGGAGATGGCGAACTGGTCGATCTCACTCGCCCGATCGAGAACGATGCCGCGCTCCGCATCCTCACCGAGAAGGATCCCGAGTCGCTGGAAGTTTTCCGCCACTCGTCGGCGCACCTCATGGCCGCCGCCGTCCTGGAACTCTTCCCGGAAACCAAGCTGGGCCATGGCCCCGCCACCGAGAATGGATTCTTCTACGATTTCTATCGTCCAACGCCGTTCACGCCCGACGACCTGGCGAAGATTGAAAAGAAGATGCAGGAGCTTGTGCAGCGCAACGAACCCTATGCGCGCGAATTCCTGCCACGCACCGAAGGTCTTGAGCGGTTCAAGTCCGAAGGCGACTTCATGAAGTGCCACTTCATCGAGCAGTTCACGAAGCCGGACGAAAAAATCTCGCTCTACAAGACCGGCAAGTTTGTGGACTTCTGCCGCGGCCCCCACATTCCCTCAACTGGGAAGATCAAGGCATTCAAGCTGCTCAACATCGCCGGCGCCTACTGGCTCGGCGACGAGAAGAACCCGCAGCTCCAGCGCATCTACGGCACCTCATTCTTTTCCAAGAAGGATATGGACGAGTACATGGCGCGACTGGAAGAGGCCAAGCGCCGCGACCATCGCGTGATTGGCCAACAGCTTGATCTGTTCTCGATCCAGGAACTGGCCGGCCCCGGGCTCATCTTCTGGCATCCCAAGGGCGGCCTCATGCGCACGCTCATGGAAGACTGGCTTCGCGCGGAGTACCTCAAGCGCGGTTACTCGCTCGTCTTCACGCCGCACGTTGCGCGACGCCAGCTTTGGCAAACTTCCGGTCATGAAGGCTACTACTCGCAGAACATGTTCGACACCATGGAACTGGACGATGCGGAATATCGCATGAAGCCCATGAATTGTCCGTTCCACATCCTTATCTATAAGGACTCGCTCAAGTCTTATCGCGACCTGCCTGTGCGACTGGGCGAACTCGGCACCGTGTATCGCTACGAACGGTCAGGCGTGATGCACGGACTTCTGCGCGTGCGCGGCTTCACTCAGGACGATGCCCACATCTTCTGCACTCCGCAGCAGATTGAGGACGAGGTAGTCGCCTGCATCGACTTCGCTCTCGCCGTGCTCAACACTTACGGCTTTGAGAAGTACCAGGTTGAGCTCTCTACCTGGGACCCGAAGGACCGCAAGAACTACGCCGGCACCGATGAACAGTGGGACCTCGGACAGCGTTCGCTTGAGAATGCACTGCAACGTCGAGGCATTCCTTACAAGACGATTCCCGGCGAAGCAGCGTTCTATGGGCCGAAGATCGACGTCAAACTTGTCGATGCCATCGGACGGCTGTGGCAGCTCTCGACCGTGCAGTTCGACTTCACCCTGCCGGAACGCTTCGGCCTGGAGTACGTCGGCGAAGACGGCCAGCGCCATCAGCCATTGATGGTGCACCGCGCACTTTACGGTTCGGTCGAGCGCTTCTTCGGCGTCCTCATCGAGCACTACGCCGGCGCATTTCCTGTGTGGCTCTCGCCAACGCAGGTTGCACTCGTTCCGATCGCCGAGCGCCACGTTGACTACGCAAACAAAGTGGCCGATCAACTGAAGGCCATCGGCGTTCGTGTACACGTTGACGCTCGCAACGAGAAGATGAACGCGAAAATCCGCGAGCACGCGATGCAGAAGGTCCCATTCATCCTCGTGGTTGGCGACAAGGAATCCGAAGCCAACGAGGTCAACGTGCGCGTCCGCGGCCAGGAGAAGGCGGAAGGCACGTACCCGGTCGCCGACTTTGTTGAACGAATCAAGAGGTTGATCGAGACGAAGGCCCCGACACTGGCATAA
- a CDS encoding class II aldolase/adducin family protein, with amino-acid sequence MSEVREFEGIKFDMCCAARILYRAGLSVANAGHLSVAIGSDRMLVNRFGPSFATLTASDILTVSYDGKILDGEGVVNDTIVLHGIIHRENPDVTAVAHTHPPATVTWSVFRTVPQIYDQESCVLAGDVGVIEEDYEGIDATEDRVMPLARKVGEYRAAILPNHGAVTSGPNIQIATAFMLLLEGMCLRNISVAVAARATGLTPEPIKLEHALTAKREIARIPFLQPLWADFLKRLRQTDPELFS; translated from the coding sequence ATGTCGGAAGTCAGAGAGTTCGAAGGCATTAAGTTCGATATGTGTTGTGCTGCGCGAATCCTGTATCGGGCGGGGCTCAGCGTTGCCAATGCTGGGCACCTCAGCGTTGCCATCGGCAGCGACAGGATGCTGGTGAACCGCTTCGGCCCGTCGTTCGCGACCCTGACCGCGTCGGACATTCTCACCGTCAGCTACGATGGCAAGATTCTGGATGGCGAGGGCGTCGTCAATGACACCATCGTGCTGCACGGAATCATCCATCGCGAGAATCCTGACGTCACAGCGGTAGCGCATACGCATCCACCTGCCACTGTCACCTGGAGCGTCTTCCGCACCGTACCTCAAATCTATGATCAGGAAAGCTGCGTGCTCGCCGGCGATGTCGGTGTCATCGAAGAAGATTACGAGGGCATCGACGCCACCGAAGATCGCGTGATGCCGTTGGCGCGCAAGGTCGGAGAGTATCGCGCGGCTATCCTGCCCAACCACGGCGCAGTTACCAGCGGGCCCAACATTCAGATTGCAACGGCCTTCATGCTCTTGCTCGAAGGCATGTGCTTGCGCAATATATCCGTCGCTGTCGCTGCGCGCGCAACCGGACTTACCCCGGAGCCTATCAAGTTGGAGCACGCGCTCACAGCAAAGCGCGAGATCGCGCGTATCCCATTCCTTCAGCCACTATGGGCAGACTTCCTCAAGCGCCTGCGACAGACCGATCCCGAGCTCTTTAGTTAA
- a CDS encoding sulfite exporter TauE/SafE family protein, with product MTLQQAAILFVTALVGGAVNSVAGGGSFLCFPALVVTGMPPINANATNTMALWPGTLASVGAYRRELAGEGRNMLLPLVVTGFIGGVLGAVILLKTPQATFLRLIPYLLASSTLLFVFSGIISKWIRQRSEHMKNRTRLAMLGGALVQLCIAVYIGFFGAGAGILMLALFAILGVESIHTMNAYKTVLATICNGVAIVTFIIAGAVVWPQALLMLVGAAAGGYYGAFYAQRMNPAHVRYAVIATGAAMSLYFFVKQGL from the coding sequence ATGACCTTGCAACAAGCTGCAATCCTCTTTGTAACCGCGCTCGTCGGCGGTGCTGTGAACTCCGTTGCCGGGGGCGGCAGCTTCCTGTGCTTTCCTGCCCTGGTTGTGACTGGTATGCCGCCCATCAACGCGAATGCCACGAACACGATGGCACTGTGGCCGGGCACGCTCGCCAGCGTCGGAGCCTATCGCCGCGAACTAGCGGGCGAGGGGCGCAACATGCTGCTCCCGCTTGTCGTCACCGGGTTCATCGGCGGAGTGCTCGGCGCGGTCATTCTGCTCAAAACTCCGCAGGCGACTTTCCTTCGCCTAATCCCGTACCTGCTCGCGTCCTCCACGTTACTTTTCGTTTTCAGTGGAATCATCAGCAAGTGGATCCGTCAGCGCAGTGAGCACATGAAGAACCGCACTCGCCTGGCGATGCTTGGTGGCGCGCTGGTACAGTTGTGCATCGCGGTGTACATAGGATTCTTCGGTGCCGGAGCCGGCATCCTTATGCTCGCCTTGTTTGCGATCCTCGGGGTCGAAAGCATCCACACCATGAACGCTTATAAGACTGTGCTCGCCACCATTTGCAACGGCGTGGCGATTGTCACATTCATCATCGCCGGAGCCGTGGTGTGGCCGCAGGCGCTGCTCATGCTGGTCGGAGCCGCGGCCGGCGGATACTACGGCGCTTTTTACGCGCAGCGCATGAATCCCGCACACGTGCGCTACGCCGTCATCGCAACCGGCGCGGCCATGTCGCTCTACTTTTTCGTGAAACAGGGTTTATGA
- a CDS encoding SemiSWEET transporter: MAVLFTIVGFLAGTLTTVAFMPQVLHTFRSKSVKDLSYAMLISFSVGVVLWVIYGIYLNSWPMIIANGVTFVFQVPLIFMKVRYSRHQPLPSRNS; the protein is encoded by the coding sequence ATGGCGGTTCTGTTTACCATCGTAGGATTTTTAGCCGGAACTCTTACAACCGTGGCCTTCATGCCACAGGTACTGCATACGTTCCGTTCCAAGTCCGTGAAAGACCTCTCGTATGCCATGCTGATTAGTTTCAGCGTGGGCGTCGTGCTCTGGGTCATCTACGGCATCTATCTGAACTCCTGGCCCATGATCATCGCGAATGGGGTTACTTTCGTCTTCCAGGTCCCACTCATTTTTATGAAGGTGCGTTACTCGCGACACCAGCCATTGCCATCGCGGAATTCGTAG
- the rplU gene encoding 50S ribosomal protein L21: MYAVIRAGGKQYRVAPGDVIRIEKTSPANGDPTIEFSDILAVSGSEGHVGKASDARVVGQVLGDGRADKILVFHFKRKKQYKKLRGHRQAFTEIRISEISFDGQTFSAPELPAKKVKAPKAEASKAEVAAKPAAEAKPKKTAAKKTAAKKTTKK; encoded by the coding sequence ATGTACGCGGTAATCCGCGCCGGGGGAAAGCAATATCGCGTCGCACCCGGGGACGTAATCCGAATTGAGAAGACTTCGCCTGCGAACGGCGATCCAACGATCGAGTTCAGCGATATTCTCGCTGTCAGCGGCTCGGAAGGCCACGTCGGCAAGGCGTCCGATGCTCGCGTCGTAGGTCAGGTGCTCGGCGACGGTCGTGCCGACAAGATCCTGGTCTTCCACTTTAAGCGCAAGAAGCAGTACAAGAAACTGCGCGGCCATCGCCAGGCTTTCACCGAGATCCGCATTTCCGAGATCAGCTTCGACGGACAGACGTTCAGCGCGCCCGAACTGCCGGCCAAGAAAGTGAAGGCTCCCAAGGCCGAAGCTTCCAAGGCTGAAGTCGCCGCTAAACCCGCTGCCGAAGCGAAACCGAAGAAGACCGCTGCCAAAAAGACGGCGGCGAAGAAGACAACAAAGAAGTAG
- the rpmA gene encoding 50S ribosomal protein L27, protein MAHKKGLGSSRNGRDSNAQRLGVKAFGGQVVTGGTIIIRQRGTRIKPGLNVGRGKDDTLFAKLDGTVKFVDRGQLGKFVHIDPIPEA, encoded by the coding sequence ATGGCACACAAGAAGGGTTTAGGTAGTTCCAGAAACGGCCGTGATTCGAATGCGCAGCGCCTTGGCGTGAAGGCCTTTGGTGGCCAGGTCGTCACCGGCGGCACGATCATCATTCGCCAGCGCGGCACTCGCATCAAGCCGGGCCTTAATGTAGGCCGCGGCAAAGACGACACCTTGTTCGCCAAACTTGACGGCACAGTCAAGTTCGTCGATCGGGGCCAGTTGGGCAAGTTCGTTCACATCGATCCGATCCCGGAAGCGTAA